From Drosophila suzukii chromosome 2R, CBGP_Dsuzu_IsoJpt1.0, whole genome shotgun sequence, a single genomic window includes:
- the mEFTu2 gene encoding elongation factor Tu, with product MSGLLPKLWRQCDAGFLHRINQALIGAGAKPNRWRAARLLATSAVKNPATGLRELPHCNVGTIGHVDHGKTTLTAAITRIQSQKGLAEYLSYDQIDRAPEEKARGITINACHIGYATTERTYAHTDCPGHADYIKNMISGASQMDGAILVVAATDGQMPQTREHLLLAKQVGIQRIIVFINKADLVDQEVLELVEIEMREMLSDFGFDGVNSPVICGSALLALREDMSEFGVPSIEKLLEHCDSYIPTPQRDIASPFILPIDNAFTVPGRGTVVVGTIKRGTIPRNADADLLGFNQNLKTSISDIQIFRKSVPQAQAGENVGALLRGIKISAVERGMLLCATGSEDISNHFEGSMYLLSRAEGGRVKPMLSKYIQQLFSQTWNVPARIDIVPSEAMLMPGEHGQVRVTLLRKMVMTPGQAFTIRENGATVATGMVTQRLPSLDLPKNKLSKVLVDC from the exons ATGAGTGGACTGCTGCCAAAGTTGTGGCGTCAATGTGACGCAGGGTTCCTGCACCGGATCAACCAGGCACTGATCGGCGCCGGGGCCAAGCCAAACCGCTGGAGGGCGGCTCGTCTACTGGCCACCAGTGCGGTTAAAAATCCGGCAACCGGACTGCGCGAGTTGCCGCACTGCAATGTGGGCACCATTGGGCACGTGGACCACGGCAAAACCACCCTGACCGCCGCCATCACCAGGATCCAGTCCCAGAAGGGGCTGGCGGAGTACCTTTCCTACGACCAGATTGATCGAGCGCCCGAGGAAAAGGCGCGCGGCATAACCATAAATGCCTGCCACATTGGCTATGCCACCACAGAGCGCACCTACGCCCACACGGACTGCCCGGGTCATGCGGACTACATAAAG AACATGATCTCGGGCGCCTCCCAAATGGATGGAGCAATCCTGGTGGTGGCTGCCACCGATGGCCAGATGCCGCAGACGCGCGAGCACCTGTTGCTAGCCAAACAAGTGGGCATACAGCGCATAATAGTGTTCATAAACAAGGCCGATTTGGTGGACCAAGAGGTGCTGGAACTGGTTGAAATCGAGATGCGAGAGATGTTGAGCGATTTTGGTTTTGATGGCGTTAATAGCCCCGTAATTTGTGGTTCTGCCTTGCTGGCTCTTCGTGAGGACATGTCAGAATTTGGCGTTCCGTCCATTGAGAAGCTATTGGAGCACTGCGATTCCTACATACCAACGCCTCAACGCGATATCGCCTCACCATTCATCCTGCCTATTGACAATGCTTTTACGGTCCCCGGAAGAGGAACCGTGGTCGTGGGCACCATTAAAAGAGGTACCATTCCCCGGAATGCGGATGCCGATTTGCTGGGCTTCAATCAGAACCTGAAGACGAGCATCAGCGACATCCAGATTTTCCGGAAGAGCGTGCCCCAGGCGCAGGCGGGCGAGAATGTGGGCGCCCTGCTGCGAGGCATCAAGATATCCGCCGTGGAGCGGGGGATGCTGCTGTGTGCGACGGGCTCCGAGGATATTTCCAACCACTTTGAGGGCTCCATGTACCTGCTATCGCGTGCCGAGGGCGGACGCGTCAAGCCCATGCTCTCCAAATACATTCAACAGCTCTTCAGCCAGACGTGGAATGTTCCGGCACGTATTGACATAG ttcCAAGTGAAGCAATGCTGATGCCCGGGGAGCATGGCCAAGTGCGGGTCACCCTGCTGCGGAAAATGGTCATGACGCCGGGCCAAGCTTTCACGATTCGGGAAAACGGAGCCACGGTGGCCACCGGAATGGTCACGCAACGCCTGCCCTCCCTTGACCTGCCCAAGAACAAGTTATCAAAAGTGCTGGTGGATTGTTAA